One genomic window of Quercus robur chromosome 6, dhQueRobu3.1, whole genome shotgun sequence includes the following:
- the LOC126689773 gene encoding protein PELPK2-like: MAFSNYCFLLSLVLALSLATTSLAARNILDTPALLTLQTQPTLPKPTLPMTLPDQTTLPQLPSTQIPSLPIPKFPAIPTIPELTPSDDNSNLLLPLPFNENH, translated from the coding sequence ATGGCGTTTTCTAATTATTGTTTCCTCCTGTCTTTGGTCCTAGCATTATCACTAGCAACCACAAGCCTTGCAGCGCGCAACATTTTGGACACACCAGCATTGCTAACTCTGCAAACTCAACCAACTCTGCCAAAGCCCACATTGCCAATGACACTACCTGATCAAACCACATTGCCACAATTGCCAAGCACCCAGATACCATCTTTGCCAATTCCAAAATTCCCAGCCATCCCCACAATTCCCGAGTTGACACCCTCCGATGACAACTCCAACCTTCTTCTCCCACTTCCCTTCAATGAGAACCACTAG
- the LOC126689774 gene encoding protein PELPK1-like translates to MAFSNYCFVLSLVVAFSLATTNVSLAARQLLDTTAAPPPALTLPTIPSLPKSTLPPLPSVPTLPQATLPPLPSTPLPTLPTQPPLPKPTLPPLPSTQIPSQPTLPTTILPPLPTLPKSTLPPLPSTQIPSLPNPTSPTTPTVPKVTLPPLPAATPLPTIPTTIPTIPMTIPTIPFFSPPPSN, encoded by the coding sequence ATGGCATTTTCCAACTATTGTTTCGTTCTGTCCTTGGTCGTAGCATTTTCACTCGCAACCACCAATGTAAGCCTTGCAGCACGCCAGCTTTTGGACACAACAGCCGCTCCACCTCCGGCATTGACACTGCCTACGATCCCAAGTTTGCCCAAGTCCACATTGCCTCCATTGCCCTCAGTGCCAACACTGCCTCAAGCCACATTGCCACCACTGCCTAGCACGCCATTGCCAACTTTGCCAACTCAACCACCTTTGCCAAAGCCCACATTGCCACCATTGCCAAGCACCCAGATCCCATCTCAGCCAACACTGCCAACTACCATATTGCCACCATTGCCAACTCTACCAAAGTCCACTTTGCCACCATTGCCAAGCACCCAGATTCCATCTTTGCCAAATCCAACTTCCCCAACCACCCCTACAGTTCCCAAGGTGACACTACCTCCTCTACCTGCTGCTACTCCATTGCCCACCATCCCAACCACAATCCCCACCATTCCTATGACAATTCCAACAATTCCTTTCTTCTCCCCACCACCATCAAATTGA